A DNA window from Streptomyces sp. B21-083 contains the following coding sequences:
- a CDS encoding TetR/AcrR family transcriptional regulator, translating into MATAATGTETSRKQRAEASRRRLVEAAAEQFLSRPYEEVAIGDIAELAGVTPGLLYHYFENKRGIYLEAMREAGRRLRAAHQPHSDAPPGEQVRELLRTHLSYMSEHQEMALGLIHGGIGADPEARAIFQEDRRRTIGWLCDALGLDAQNPAVRLTLRAAVGATDEATVFWIEQGRPFGIPELVEALMEMLIAAIEGAARLDPDLRAEQAVALLRRSER; encoded by the coding sequence ATGGCCACTGCCGCGACAGGCACAGAGACGTCGCGCAAGCAGCGGGCCGAAGCGAGTCGCAGGCGACTCGTCGAGGCCGCGGCCGAGCAGTTCCTGAGCCGCCCCTACGAAGAGGTGGCCATCGGCGACATCGCGGAACTGGCCGGGGTCACGCCCGGGCTGCTCTACCACTACTTCGAGAACAAGCGGGGCATCTACCTGGAGGCCATGCGTGAGGCCGGACGCAGGCTGCGCGCCGCACACCAGCCGCACTCCGACGCACCGCCGGGTGAGCAGGTGCGCGAGCTGCTGCGCACCCATCTCAGTTACATGTCCGAGCATCAGGAAATGGCGCTCGGACTGATCCACGGCGGGATCGGCGCCGACCCCGAAGCCCGGGCCATCTTTCAGGAGGACCGCCGACGGACGATCGGCTGGCTGTGCGACGCCCTAGGGCTCGACGCCCAGAACCCGGCCGTGCGGCTCACCCTGCGAGCAGCTGTCGGCGCGACCGACGAAGCCACGGTGTTCTGGATTGAGCAGGGTCGCCCCTTCGGTATCCCCGAGCTGGTAGAAGCCCTGATGGAGATGCTCATCGCGGCGATCGAAGGTGCTGCCCGTCTCGATCCGGACCTCCGCGCGGAACAGGCGGTCGCCTTGCTTCGACGAAGTGAGCGATAG
- a CDS encoding enoyl-CoA hydratase: protein MSDSGRTPEEIRVTREGTLLRLTLTRPERLNALGTTELHSLADEVDKAAADEGVRALVLTGEGRAFCSGADLGTVVDAGTVEAANRTVLALRHIRKPVVAAVNGTAAGVGCSLALACDLVIAKRSAYFLLAFAGVGLMPDGGATALVPAAVGRARAMRMALLGERITAETAAEWGLIGQVVDDDAFDETVESVAARLTSGPPLAYERIKGAVNETALPFLNRALETERTGQTQLLHSEDFTEGVAAFRARREPRFTGR, encoded by the coding sequence ATGAGCGACAGCGGTCGAACACCCGAAGAGATACGTGTCACCCGAGAGGGCACCCTTCTTCGTCTCACCCTGACTCGCCCGGAGCGACTCAACGCCCTCGGCACGACGGAGCTCCACAGCCTGGCCGACGAGGTGGACAAGGCGGCGGCCGACGAGGGGGTACGCGCACTCGTCCTGACTGGCGAGGGCCGCGCCTTCTGCTCAGGCGCCGATCTCGGCACGGTGGTGGACGCGGGCACCGTCGAGGCCGCGAACCGAACAGTTCTGGCCTTGCGGCATATCAGGAAGCCGGTGGTTGCCGCGGTCAACGGCACCGCCGCCGGCGTGGGCTGCTCCCTGGCACTCGCCTGCGACCTGGTGATCGCCAAGCGGTCCGCGTACTTCCTGCTCGCCTTCGCGGGCGTGGGTCTCATGCCCGACGGTGGGGCAACCGCACTCGTACCAGCGGCCGTTGGCCGGGCGCGTGCGATGCGTATGGCTCTGCTCGGGGAACGCATAACGGCAGAGACGGCCGCGGAGTGGGGTCTCATCGGCCAGGTCGTGGACGACGACGCCTTCGACGAGACCGTCGAGTCCGTGGCCGCGCGACTGACCTCCGGCCCGCCACTCGCGTACGAACGAATCAAGGGCGCTGTCAACGAAACAGCCCTGCCTTTCCTGAACCGAGCGCTGGAGACAGAGCGAACGGGACAGACTCAGCTGCTGCACAGCGAGGACTTCACTGAAGGCGTGGCAGCCTTCCGAGCCCGCCGTGAACCACGGTTCACAGGCCGCTGA
- a CDS encoding 3-hydroxyacyl-CoA dehydrogenase, producing MNITDTDVALVTGGASGLGLATARRLVADGARVVIADLPSSEGKAVAADLGRNAVFAPTDVTEESQVTVALDTAADLGTLRVLVNCAGIGKDVFRVVGKQGPFPYNKFRRTVEVNLIGTFNVIRLAAERMIAVEPVGEERGVIVNTASVAAFDGQIGQAAYSASKGGVVGMTLPVARDLAQHLIRVNTIAPGLFQTPLLAGLPQEAQDSLGTQVPHPSRLGRPEEFADLVAHIVANAMLNGETIRLDGAIRMAPR from the coding sequence ATGAACATCACTGACACCGACGTCGCCCTCGTCACCGGAGGTGCCTCGGGACTCGGGCTTGCCACTGCGCGGCGACTGGTAGCGGACGGAGCCAGGGTCGTCATCGCCGATCTGCCGTCGTCTGAGGGCAAGGCGGTCGCGGCGGACCTCGGCCGCAACGCCGTCTTCGCCCCGACGGACGTGACCGAGGAGTCCCAGGTCACCGTCGCCCTCGACACGGCGGCGGACCTCGGGACACTGCGGGTTCTGGTGAACTGCGCGGGTATCGGCAAGGACGTCTTCCGAGTCGTCGGCAAGCAGGGCCCGTTTCCCTACAACAAGTTCCGGCGGACCGTCGAGGTCAACCTGATCGGAACCTTCAATGTGATCCGTCTGGCGGCCGAGCGCATGATCGCCGTGGAGCCGGTCGGCGAGGAGCGCGGCGTCATCGTCAACACCGCCTCGGTGGCGGCCTTCGACGGCCAGATCGGCCAGGCCGCCTACTCCGCCTCGAAGGGCGGCGTGGTCGGCATGACTCTGCCCGTCGCGCGCGACCTCGCCCAGCACCTGATCCGCGTCAACACCATCGCACCGGGCCTGTTCCAGACGCCGCTGCTGGCTGGCCTGCCCCAGGAGGCACAGGACTCGCTGGGCACTCAGGTCCCGCACCCAAGCCGACTGGGCCGCCCCGAGGAGTTCGCCGACCTGGTCGCCCACATCGTTGCCAACGCCATGCTCAACGGCGAGACGATCCGCCTCGACGGCGCCATCCGCATGGCACCTCGCTGA
- a CDS encoding acyl-CoA dehydrogenase family protein, with product MESDLYDEDHQLFREVVREYVARAVIPNSERWEREHLIGRSAWLEAGKQGLIGLAVPEEFGGAGQSDYRFRAVVAEEFAAVGAASLHAGFSLNDDVVLPYLLELASDEQKARWLPGFTTGETIAAIAMTEPGAGSDLNGIRTTAVRDNGSGDWLLNGSKTFITNGIQADLVIVVARTGERELALFVVERDTPGFTRGRKLEKIGLHAQDTAELYFDEVRVPAANLLGTEGRGFAHLMERLPKERLSIAVTAQTAAEAMLHWTTRFVRERAAFGRPVAEFQTVGFTLAELRTEIEVTRAYVDKAVRALNAGTLSAVDAAKAKWWASEMQNRVATRCLQLHGGYGYMLEYPIARAFLDARVQTIYGGTTEIMKEIIARDIVGGRRA from the coding sequence ATGGAGAGCGACCTGTACGACGAGGACCACCAGCTGTTCCGAGAAGTGGTCCGGGAGTACGTGGCCCGTGCTGTGATCCCGAACAGCGAACGCTGGGAGCGGGAGCACCTGATCGGCCGGTCGGCGTGGCTGGAGGCGGGCAAACAGGGGCTCATCGGCCTCGCCGTCCCGGAGGAATTCGGCGGTGCAGGCCAGTCCGACTACCGTTTCCGGGCGGTCGTCGCGGAGGAGTTCGCGGCGGTCGGCGCGGCCTCGCTGCACGCGGGGTTCTCTCTCAACGACGACGTGGTACTTCCCTACCTGCTGGAACTGGCCAGCGATGAGCAGAAGGCGCGCTGGCTCCCAGGATTCACGACCGGCGAGACGATCGCCGCCATCGCGATGACCGAACCGGGCGCGGGCAGCGACCTCAACGGCATCCGCACCACCGCGGTCCGCGACAATGGCTCCGGCGACTGGCTGCTCAACGGCTCGAAGACCTTCATCACCAACGGCATACAGGCCGACCTGGTCATCGTCGTGGCCCGCACCGGCGAACGGGAGCTCGCCCTCTTCGTGGTGGAGCGCGACACGCCTGGCTTCACGCGCGGGCGGAAGTTGGAGAAGATCGGGCTGCACGCGCAGGACACCGCAGAACTGTATTTCGACGAAGTCCGCGTTCCGGCGGCGAACCTGCTGGGCACCGAGGGCCGTGGCTTTGCGCACCTCATGGAGCGGCTGCCGAAGGAGCGCTTGTCGATCGCGGTCACCGCGCAGACCGCCGCGGAGGCCATGCTGCACTGGACCACTCGGTTCGTGCGCGAACGCGCGGCCTTCGGCAGGCCGGTCGCTGAGTTCCAGACGGTGGGCTTCACGCTGGCCGAGCTGCGCACCGAGATCGAGGTCACCCGCGCCTACGTCGACAAGGCCGTGCGCGCGTTGAACGCCGGAACACTCAGTGCGGTGGACGCCGCCAAGGCCAAGTGGTGGGCTTCGGAGATGCAGAACCGCGTCGCCACCCGCTGCCTCCAACTCCACGGCGGTTATGGCTACATGCTCGAATACCCGATCGCCCGCGCCTTCCTGGACGCCCGCGTCCAGACCATCTACGGCGGCACCACGGAGATCATGAAGGAAATCATTGCCCGGGACATCGTGGGCGGACGCCGAGCCTGA
- a CDS encoding carboxylesterase/lipase family protein, with translation MTPPATHQPGEPEVKTAAGRVRGREEDGLTVFRGIPFAQPPVGEARFAAPGPVQPWDGVRDALEFGPLPPQATWRGMAPSVEVTGDEWLTLNVWTPDPAPAVGRPVMVWIYGGAYMMGTGAAPAYDGSRLAHEGDLVVVTFNYRVGVEGFAQISGAPANRGLLDQVAALEWVRDNIAAFGGDPDQVTVFGESAGAGSLASLLAMPRAKGLFRRAIVQSLTGSFFSPELAEDIASEIAAELGLSATVADLSGVDAGRLTAAGDAVDAKLSQYERRWGPVARSMTPFAPVVDGDVLPTTPWEALADGAAREVELIVGHNEDEYRMFLALGGLLGQVSDDQAADTLRALGPGPDAERAYRDAFPQASAEELYERVQSDSTFRMPTLRLAEAQVAGGGKAYVYELTWDAPGSDGIFGSTHFLDVPLVFGNLTADQAPVLLGPEPSAETEAISAHFRKAWTSFARTGDPGWPAFDAERRLVQVIDTEPTVTVYPEDDTRRLWQDHSFQPLPLLEK, from the coding sequence ATGACACCCCCTGCAACCCATCAGCCGGGCGAGCCCGAGGTCAAGACGGCCGCCGGCCGAGTACGCGGTCGCGAAGAGGACGGCCTGACCGTCTTCCGCGGTATCCCGTTCGCCCAGCCGCCCGTCGGCGAGGCCCGTTTCGCCGCCCCAGGCCCCGTGCAGCCCTGGGACGGCGTCCGGGACGCGTTGGAGTTCGGTCCCCTTCCCCCGCAGGCGACATGGCGTGGCATGGCCCCGTCGGTCGAGGTCACCGGCGACGAGTGGCTCACCCTCAACGTCTGGACGCCCGACCCCGCCCCGGCCGTCGGCCGCCCGGTGATGGTGTGGATCTACGGTGGCGCCTACATGATGGGCACGGGCGCCGCCCCGGCCTACGACGGAAGCCGTCTCGCCCACGAAGGCGACCTCGTCGTAGTCACCTTCAACTACCGCGTCGGCGTGGAGGGCTTCGCCCAGATCAGCGGCGCGCCGGCCAACCGGGGCCTGCTCGACCAGGTCGCCGCGCTGGAGTGGGTACGGGACAACATCGCGGCGTTCGGCGGCGACCCCGACCAGGTCACGGTCTTCGGCGAGTCCGCCGGTGCCGGGTCTCTGGCCTCGCTGCTCGCGATGCCTCGCGCCAAGGGGCTGTTCCGGAGGGCCATCGTGCAGAGCTTGACGGGTTCCTTCTTCTCCCCGGAGCTGGCCGAGGACATCGCCTCGGAGATCGCCGCGGAACTCGGTCTGAGCGCGACGGTGGCAGACCTGTCCGGCGTGGACGCGGGCCGGCTGACTGCCGCAGGAGACGCGGTGGACGCGAAGCTGAGCCAGTACGAGCGCCGATGGGGGCCGGTCGCGCGCTCAATGACGCCTTTCGCCCCCGTGGTCGACGGCGACGTGCTGCCCACCACCCCCTGGGAGGCGCTGGCCGACGGCGCGGCACGGGAGGTGGAGCTGATCGTCGGACACAACGAGGACGAGTACCGCATGTTCCTCGCCCTGGGCGGGCTACTCGGACAGGTCAGTGACGACCAGGCGGCCGACACCCTGCGCGCTCTCGGCCCGGGACCGGACGCCGAGCGCGCCTATCGCGACGCCTTTCCCCAGGCATCGGCGGAGGAACTGTACGAACGCGTCCAGTCGGACTCGACGTTCCGGATGCCCACGCTGCGGCTCGCCGAGGCGCAGGTGGCGGGCGGCGGCAAGGCCTACGTCTACGAACTGACCTGGGACGCGCCGGGAAGCGACGGCATCTTCGGCTCCACCCATTTCCTGGACGTGCCGCTGGTCTTCGGCAACCTCACCGCCGACCAGGCTCCCGTACTGCTCGGGCCGGAACCGTCCGCCGAGACGGAGGCGATCTCCGCGCACTTCCGTAAGGCCTGGACCTCGTTCGCCAGGACCGGCGACCCGGGCTGGCCCGCCTTCGATGCTGAGCGGCGCCTCGTACAGGTCATCGACACGGAGCCTACGGTCACCGTCTACCCGGAGGACGACACCCGCCGCTTGTGGCAGGACCACAGCTTCCAGCCGCTGCCGCTGCTCGAGAAGTGA
- a CDS encoding NADP-dependent oxidoreductase, with protein MRALTLSAYGDPEVLTVSDLPAPVPGPGQILVRTAASAVNPVDLWARSGALAGSIKHPFPLILGWDLSGTVEAAGKGVIRFSPGDQVVAMSAQLATGIGTHAEYVALDASLAAPAPRTVDLVHAAALPLAGLTAYQALERIAPQPGEKLLVTGAAGAVGGFAVQLAAARGVEVIALVRPEDADLARELGARQVLSSGAEVPTGIADVLLETAGIAPKAMRAIRDGGRAASITAQPPTAERDITVLPTFVEQDGDQLAVLSRLVDEGVLTLRIAEVGGFGFGPEAHRKLAGGGIRGKLLLIP; from the coding sequence ATGCGTGCGTTGACACTGTCGGCATACGGCGACCCCGAAGTACTGACCGTCTCCGACCTTCCCGCTCCTGTCCCGGGCCCGGGACAGATTTTGGTACGGACGGCGGCATCGGCCGTCAACCCTGTTGATCTATGGGCCCGTTCGGGCGCCTTGGCAGGCTCCATCAAGCACCCCTTCCCTCTGATTCTCGGCTGGGACCTCTCGGGAACGGTGGAAGCGGCCGGCAAGGGCGTCATCCGCTTCTCCCCCGGTGATCAGGTGGTCGCCATGTCCGCGCAGCTCGCGACCGGCATCGGCACCCACGCCGAGTACGTCGCCCTCGATGCGTCACTCGCGGCACCGGCGCCCCGCACAGTGGACCTCGTACACGCCGCAGCCCTTCCGCTGGCCGGACTGACGGCATACCAGGCGCTGGAACGGATCGCCCCTCAGCCGGGCGAGAAGCTGCTGGTGACGGGTGCGGCCGGTGCCGTGGGCGGGTTTGCCGTGCAACTGGCCGCCGCACGGGGCGTCGAGGTCATCGCGCTTGTCCGGCCCGAGGACGCGGACCTGGCGAGGGAACTTGGCGCTCGGCAAGTCCTCTCCTCCGGCGCGGAAGTTCCCACCGGAATCGCCGATGTGCTACTGGAGACCGCGGGCATCGCCCCGAAGGCCATGAGGGCGATCCGGGATGGAGGCCGAGCCGCTTCCATCACGGCGCAACCGCCGACCGCGGAGCGCGACATCACGGTCCTGCCGACCTTCGTCGAGCAGGACGGTGACCAGCTCGCGGTCCTCTCCCGCCTGGTGGACGAGGGAGTCCTCACCCTGCGCATCGCCGAGGTCGGCGGCTTCGGCTTCGGCCCGGAGGCCCATCGCAAGCTGGCCGGCGGAGGCATCCGCGGCAAACTGCTCCTCATTCCTTGA
- a CDS encoding DUF485 domain-containing protein produces the protein MNNLRDATHREQRAFLVLNAVPFAVGIVLSCFTDVPGAAVYGEFTLGMVWGILQCALFVATAWLYDMRSTRSSDPIEQSLTSDVPYAEMSGAVTADGFGRRQR, from the coding sequence ATGAACAACCTCCGCGATGCCACACATCGTGAGCAGCGCGCCTTCCTTGTCCTCAACGCGGTTCCCTTCGCTGTCGGCATCGTGCTGTCCTGCTTCACCGACGTTCCTGGGGCGGCGGTGTACGGGGAGTTCACTCTGGGCATGGTGTGGGGCATTCTGCAATGCGCACTATTCGTCGCCACTGCCTGGTTGTACGACATGCGAAGTACACGGTCGTCCGATCCCATCGAACAGTCTTTGACATCCGACGTGCCCTATGCCGAGATGTCGGGTGCTGTCACCGCCGACGGGTTCGGGCGGAGACAACGGTGA
- a CDS encoding sodium:solute symporter family transporter, translating to MSVEILSSGAVDPIGSNARGPVIVAFLVFIGVSMLWLFTLAIAEESKPEKLYVADRSLSAVFNGFAMAGEHISVVTLLSLSGSVALFGYDGFVFTVDGLILLGLLLLLGQKIRNSGRYTLGEVFSLRASGSGPRIAATAVTLAITIPILMIQLRAAGTVTAFLIGMSSDGAQVLCTVLMGCLVACFAAVAGLRGNSLMHVAKVPITLVTLAVVALLALKKFEWDPGSLLSAAADKSAAPDDYLSPGLWPYTVSLGSLNTFGTHIVVILGTAVMPHLILRVGASRTGRTARRSMSIATGLIGVYIVLLIATGFAAAALVGATGIVTVDATGQSSPILLAADLFREGSTGQVVLITLMACVIFLTVLTTVTSVTFAAAVSFAHDVFAGGKRRRTDTGEVRALRVAAVIIGVIGLSLAAAVRRYPTEFLISFSISVAASCVFPTLIYSFFWHRFNRRGLLWSVYGGLLLCTILTVSSPAVSGTEFALWPEASFDWYPFQTPGMVAVPAAFIFGWLGSITSPKDSELDFQNMQYKILTGKEAGLHVTNIDLS from the coding sequence GTGAGCGTGGAAATCCTGAGCTCGGGCGCAGTCGACCCCATCGGTTCGAATGCTAGAGGGCCCGTGATCGTCGCCTTCTTGGTCTTCATCGGAGTTTCGATGTTGTGGCTCTTCACGCTCGCCATAGCAGAGGAATCCAAACCGGAAAAGCTCTACGTCGCCGACCGGTCCCTCTCCGCGGTATTCAACGGATTCGCCATGGCCGGTGAGCATATCTCGGTCGTTACCCTGTTGTCGCTCTCGGGGAGCGTCGCCCTGTTCGGCTACGACGGGTTCGTCTTCACCGTCGACGGTCTGATCCTGCTCGGCCTGCTGCTCCTCCTCGGGCAGAAGATACGAAACAGCGGCCGCTACACCCTCGGCGAGGTGTTCTCATTGCGGGCGTCAGGTTCCGGGCCCCGCATCGCCGCGACCGCAGTGACACTGGCCATCACGATTCCCATCCTCATGATCCAGTTGCGTGCCGCCGGCACCGTCACGGCCTTCCTGATCGGTATGTCGTCCGATGGCGCCCAGGTGCTGTGCACGGTGCTAATGGGCTGCCTCGTCGCCTGCTTCGCCGCGGTGGCGGGTCTGAGGGGAAACAGTTTGATGCATGTCGCCAAGGTGCCGATCACCCTGGTGACCCTTGCTGTGGTCGCGCTGCTGGCCCTCAAGAAATTCGAATGGGATCCCGGATCTCTGCTCTCGGCCGCGGCAGACAAGAGCGCGGCGCCGGACGACTATCTGAGTCCGGGGTTGTGGCCGTACACGGTGAGCCTCGGTTCGCTCAACACATTCGGCACTCACATAGTCGTCATCCTCGGCACGGCCGTGATGCCTCACCTGATCCTTCGGGTCGGCGCGTCGCGGACCGGACGTACCGCGCGACGATCCATGAGCATCGCCACGGGGCTGATCGGCGTCTACATCGTGCTTCTGATCGCCACCGGCTTCGCAGCAGCGGCCCTGGTGGGCGCCACCGGCATCGTCACGGTCGATGCTACTGGCCAGTCGTCCCCGATTCTCCTGGCCGCGGACCTATTCCGAGAGGGTTCGACAGGACAAGTAGTACTCATCACCCTCATGGCGTGCGTCATCTTCCTCACTGTGCTCACCACCGTGACGAGTGTGACTTTCGCCGCCGCCGTCTCCTTCGCCCACGACGTGTTCGCTGGAGGAAAACGCCGCCGCACCGACACCGGAGAGGTACGAGCACTGCGTGTGGCCGCCGTCATCATAGGCGTGATAGGGCTGTCGCTGGCCGCTGCCGTGCGCCGGTATCCAACCGAGTTTCTGATATCTTTCTCAATAAGTGTCGCAGCTTCATGCGTCTTCCCCACGCTGATCTATTCGTTCTTCTGGCACCGATTCAACCGCAGAGGTCTGCTGTGGTCCGTCTACGGAGGACTACTGCTCTGCACCATCCTCACAGTCTCCTCGCCCGCCGTCTCAGGAACAGAATTCGCGCTATGGCCGGAAGCGAGTTTCGACTGGTATCCGTTCCAGACCCCAGGCATGGTTGCCGTGCCTGCGGCATTCATCTTCGGATGGCTCGGAAGCATTACCTCACCGAAAGATTCCGAGCTCGATTTTCAGAACATGCAATACAAAATTTTGACGGGAAAGGAAGCAGGATTGCATGTCACTAACATCGACCTTTCGTGA
- a CDS encoding malonic semialdehyde reductase, whose amino-acid sequence MTTSLTAEGFPTHLAPIDEAAQAALFTQARTVNSFTDTPVSEEELSAIWELAKWAPTAANTQPMRVLFVRTPEGKERLVKHMAEGNAAKTASAPATAVLAVDTRFHEHIPHLLPFRPEMKDALEANEEMRTGLGTYNAALQAGYFILAVRAHGLAAGPMAGFDKDGIDQEFFPDGRWRSTLVVNIGHPGERPWFARLPRLEADSVVSWA is encoded by the coding sequence ATGACGACATCCCTGACCGCCGAAGGTTTCCCGACCCACCTCGCCCCCATCGACGAGGCGGCCCAGGCCGCCCTGTTCACCCAGGCCCGGACGGTGAACTCGTTCACCGACACTCCTGTCTCCGAGGAGGAGTTGTCAGCCATATGGGAGCTGGCGAAGTGGGCCCCGACGGCCGCCAACACTCAGCCGATGCGGGTGCTGTTCGTTCGCACCCCGGAGGGCAAGGAGCGGCTTGTCAAGCACATGGCGGAGGGCAACGCCGCCAAGACCGCGTCCGCGCCGGCCACCGCGGTCCTGGCGGTGGACACACGCTTCCACGAGCACATCCCCCATCTCCTGCCGTTCCGCCCGGAGATGAAAGACGCCTTGGAGGCGAACGAGGAGATGCGCACCGGTCTCGGCACGTACAACGCCGCCCTCCAGGCCGGTTACTTCATCCTGGCCGTGCGGGCCCACGGCTTGGCCGCAGGCCCGATGGCAGGGTTCGACAAGGACGGCATCGACCAGGAGTTCTTCCCCGACGGTCGCTGGAGGTCGACCCTGGTGGTGAACATCGGCCACCCGGGCGAAAGGCCGTGGTTCGCCCGACTGCCGCGTCTGGAGGCCGACTCCGTGGTCAGCTGGGCCTGA